The Podospora bellae-mahoneyi strain CBS 112042 chromosome 7, whole genome shotgun sequence genomic sequence CTCTCGAAGTGATTGCTTCGTTGCGCAGCTAGCACTTTCCCATCGCCGACGAGTTACACAGgggtcttgttgtttctgcCTCGTTGGTCTGTCTCGTTCTAGAAGCAACGCCAGCACCGTTGGGGGCATTTTCCAAAGCTTCGTGGATTTTCCCCCTCTGATTCCTCTTTTACCGCCGCAACCAACAATTTACCCCTGGACCCCTGGACGCGGACACCGCCCGGTCTGGCTTTttgcttcttcaccaccaaatcCTCGGCCTTCCGACCAAACTGTGACGCctcttcgtcatcttcgtcagGCAAGTGTCACACCAACCTCGCAGCGGTGACGGATGGGCGGATAAGCGGGAGCAGAcgggcaggcaggcagacAACCAGGCAAAAAGCAAGTTATAGGCAGCAGAAATCCATTGCAGAAATGTCTTTTCAGCGAGTGAGTTACCCGAAACTCTTTCATCTGCTGTCTGTATGTTGCCCCTGTCGTCACTGGGTGACCGCTTGGGCTTGACTTTGCGGCCGAGCCACCGGGTCCAACTCGCTGGAATCGGGAAGAGTGCTTGTGCAACCCCGGttgatattttttttctggctCAGGATTATTATGCTGTCATGCCTCGCTCTTGCCTAGTTGAGTATTATATGGGCTTCCTCTGACCGCAACTTTGTCTCTTTCCGTCAGTGCGGTGGTCCCTTTCTCTCATCCACTTGgttccctccctcttcctctcttcttcctctgtcAGACAGGAACACAGAAACACAGACACCAGCAAAAGTCCACGAggcgaaaaagaaaaatggaGGCCATGTGCGGATATGGTGCCAACCAGAGGTGAGCTCGTCTCGCCGGTTAGGCCCAGCGCcacgacaccaccagcagcaagcagatGCTGTGAGAGCCTTTGTTTCTCTCACTCACAGACAATGCGCATGCGTCGAACCGCAAAAAGCCAGCTCAGACCTGCCTACCACCACTTCATCCAAAGCACAATTCCGTTGTCTTATCTCTGAGTCGACTCTGCTTCCCGCCTCTCGGCCGGTTCAGAAGCAGGCAAGCAGTTCCCGGCTTGGCCAATCCCGCCAGGCTGTTTACATAGCTTGCAAACAAAAAGGGCTTGTCGACATCGAGGATTCGAGGATTGGGTTCTTGCCTACTCGTGTCGTGTgactgcttgcttgcttctTGGGGGGCATGCAAGGGcggtgacggaggggagaCTTGCTTTATCTACTTCAGGGGCTCCCTCTGTTTCTCTCAAGACACCTCACCTGGCTTTACTTTGTTTTGTTCCGTCATGTCTTCTACCGGTGGCAATGGGGGCGGTGCTTCGAGGGACAACGGAGTGGATCTGGACTCGCAGCCTCTACGCCCTCGTCCGATCAGGTTTATCAGTCCAGCAGCGCTAAATCTTTCTCGTGTTTATGAACAGAACCGGCAACGAATCCAAAAGAAGGATGGGCCAAAAGTGGCTGACCCGACGACGCCCCAGACGAAGGGGAAGCCTcgcctgttgttgatgggacAAAGGAGGTATGGAGCCTTTGGATTTGGATGGACAGTGTGGAACTGTGGCTGACTGTGCTGTTTGTTTCAGGAGTGGGAAGTCGTCCATCTCGAGCGTGGTGTTTCACAAGTTGCCAGCGAGCGAGACATTGTTTCTCGAATCGACGGCCAGAATTCAAAAAGACAGTCTCAAGTAAGCGTCTGAAGAGAGCAAAGTTCTGTGTGGATCACCCGCTGACACGTTGAAGCTCTTTCATGGAGTTTCAGGTTTGGGATTTTCCAGGTCAGATTGACATCTTTGAAAACCCAGCCTATTCGTTCGACATGGACGCCATCTTTGGCGAGATTGGGGCTCTCATTTGGGTCATTGACGCCCAAGACGACTATCTCGAAGCCGTGACCCggctcaacatcaccattcTCCACGTCCAACGAAGCTACCCTCACATCAATATCGAGGTCTTCATCCACAAGGTTGACGGCCTTAGTGACGACTACAAGCTGGATATCCAGCGCGATGTGACGATACGGATCCAGGACGAGCTGTCGGACCAGGGGATCGAAAACGCGCCTGTCAACTTCCACCTCACCAGCATCTACAACCACAGCATCTTTGAGGCCTTTAGCAAGGTCATCCAGAAGCTCATCCCTAGATTGGGTCAGCTCGAGGCGATGCTGACGAACCTCTGCCGGACGTGCCGGTTCGAAAAGGCCTATCTCTTCGACGTCAACACCAAGATCTACATTGCGACGGACTCGACCCCTGAGGACATGGCCAGCTACGAAATCTGCTCTGATTATGTGGATGTTATAATTGACTTTACCGAAGTTTATGGGAGCTGGCCGAGAACGCAGCAGTGGAGGGACaggctggagggggagccgTGGGTGCAGCCGCTGGAGGATCAGGTGGCGTGCGAGTGGGCCGAGAGCGGGATGGTGCTTGCCGAAGCGCAGAGGCCGATCAtgctgagggaggtggacaggtttctggcgctggtggcgatcatgaaggaggggagtTATGAGAAGATGCCGCAGATTAACATGAatgttgatgtggtggtgaaggggttgaCGGAGTTTTTTGAGATTACGAAGccgagggggggaggagggggagtggttgggggggggcagggaggggagggggttgttagtCCTGGTGTTGCTCCTGCTCTGTGATGAGCGGAGtgtgttgggttggttggaaggggggcggggggaagAGCAAAACTATATACATAGCGTGATAATGAGTTTTGTAAAGAGGATTTGAGATGAAGGGGGTGAACGCGGATGCTGTCCTTGGGCCCTGTTTTGTGATGTTTAAATCACATGGCAAAAAGTAAacagatggaaaagggggggaaagtaaaaaaaaaaaatggatTTCTTCTCTGAGAGAAGATGGTCGTTGTACTGGGGCCACCCGGGGATTGAACCCGGGACCTCTCGCAAGCAATGCTGTAG encodes the following:
- the GTR2 gene encoding GTP-binding protein gtr2 (COG:U; BUSCO:EOG09263274; EggNog:ENOG503NVBT) translates to MSSTGGNGGGASRDNGVDLDSQPLRPRPIRFISPAALNLSRVYEQNRQRIQKKDGPKVADPTTPQTKGKPRLLLMGQRRSGKSSISSVVFHKLPASETLFLESTARIQKDSLNSFMEFQVWDFPGQIDIFENPAYSFDMDAIFGEIGALIWVIDAQDDYLEAVTRLNITILHVQRSYPHINIEVFIHKVDGLSDDYKLDIQRDVTIRIQDELSDQGIENAPVNFHLTSIYNHSIFEAFSKVIQKLIPRLGQLEAMLTNLCRTCRFEKAYLFDVNTKIYIATDSTPEDMASYEICSDYVDVIIDFTEVYGSWPRTQQWRDRLEGEPWVQPLEDQVACEWAESGMVLAEAQRPIMLREVDRFLALVAIMKEGSYEKMPQINMNVDVVVKGLTEFFEITKPRGGGGGVVGGGQGGEGVVSPGVAPAL